One window of Hydractinia symbiolongicarpus strain clone_291-10 chromosome 3, HSymV2.1, whole genome shotgun sequence genomic DNA carries:
- the LOC130636471 gene encoding mediator of RNA polymerase II transcription subunit 12-like protein isoform X2, which translates to MAATVVDIYSRPLKKSRLGVPDIYPQRYKQEEDDLCESNVKQGYVNKLAVQNEYGSAREVSPMAQLSKFATQFNKILLQKQKYNTVQDTRKRLQINIKENFWHVTARSKHHVAQWMQELAGTKPLSQLAKKVPIFNKKDEIFSFLADNNVPLFRATWFLKITNAAHQNSISESKTKKRQNFDPYPEWTQTIIKFLREQLTKLSDYYSQPYTSLSQRPPLEIDTANKQWSYGILLAEWMMKEELLDKNEFFQWAIELMNNKINQDDTLLKHILPFILRHLDTIVQSQVLARVLANYAIKKLNLINTSAENMQSLREVDQEGKLNIRSSSPVLPMLTEYKGCHQHRSMVTILCGIIQAITIRCPAALIWSIAKVNNTDPSKSHILGSPLDKLPCPPSDLLITSAEDNENERTEKEQIRSALRERENEIRNRSIAIERRWISPSNQGTKTADEYLFVLDILDQTNFHESKSTGIGETLHESIFMNKNATVDYKEQFEIDKPIILLLCEWATTVKRHGKHRSLIAATIIQLRQNYLLDQIFKDSGESENNMKLSYPYQDVLMEFLDTSAPNPGFTSAYLDTSFRQLVLLFSELISYDVFSHDKYMCTLVARGDFSPEILRKISSCRGLLQSEKKTTTNEKIKVRHPSLNDHDYQAGVSKFELDAFMDPHSDLQNILNGTPVSEAAPPLFGMTSPAHTPPTTLILENQEDKDGSRKEAHALFALHFPIPPNSETTHDSNQRLVLLYGVGANRQGQIKHVSDMEKKLSKLFDSSQKEEKRAKTKETKNLTEKKTEILKNFQQLPIHDQYNLSTNFAAKLQDVKQQDLGHYGVLGGVPSAFQLALLFDLLEMSGNIQGLMQFISSFISPREHAFIKDDENTYMYSDQPSKLHIVVSYIRKYYSCFLNFSEACGNIFRGLLQTVENIADPAYCGSTERCVMVLLHDMYESCLHLQHRYADIFSTASSKIAAAICSPLQPSNTSLLWDTALLSECFKDPRKMKLDVIWKEFLTNDRPARLYSFVCNAVLAVTKCKNQKRLHDISMVCCEATSHIAGLRTEWLGVINACCCPSNPGLGYEDLITSINLGNSAIQQSLAIFVCVLIARHCFNLNDFLSKVTHSALKDWSSKSLQSSSGIQLTILILEHLLNDNMDHYSQVNQNEFAESPYEHYLLIGELNNISVEHILLVLKRLVVIGEKAINNLTESSSRDEVFDTLFSNETLGLPQNTDLFDVPFSQAKSSSSQDKAVNTGSLARNCLLHICDQSWVQNKILLNENKNTLLKGFNDAELTINQVQNLMSMLISKTPCASSTQYIDFQLSTNRICKNLDKWCLHHSSIELQFLMKICNKEDTSRLLSAIGRAVMSTLTEDEEPQHKKSSLVGPLISKLPVNVQGRILKSASETMEKGKWWNPSGSNSKLTANSQKTLFTLISSCLRNQEENKSIFLNSLQKQLQSLVVAPEEEKLDLSPEATNALLDAIHLRLNLIGMLFDTILKTNTILFDWIVSLFYLLACGIIPLKDYDHSRSSMCTDLTDMIVILLQTVQQNEAATPSQQQTLPNDTHKFSTVVKRLRKELSNRAITATTLHCEELLPLHTPLCEIVTTEPIRPNDITQTNSSTPLNKNKTEESTPQPEYGLKRTGIQKVSAWELLEDTKSPIPLALSMFGAVRIEKRPLRYVEESMRLISHTHQHRKPMSYFLNANPEEEEDEKEEAVLKSQPSTPVALAGFPLNSNQQFLPSVNENSVLTNDEQMDDATKLAMMKKQHQELQRQRSNQLKRQLSRTSPQPEMLAPDNKQKKMVQMQGRSVTAAGSSFAQQQLLAQQQQQQAQQLQQQQTLSQQGQQPQQQQQQQQTLSQQGQQPNQQLKPAQQSLLQQQQQLQQKLQLQQHLQQQQHQLQSQQQQQLQSLQQQQQQQQQQQQQQPQQQTQTQQQAQTQQSLQQQQQQLKQVQQQQQLQLQKMQQSMMSSANAPPNRIAPTATMTSSATNDSAKTALQNMLRQKTPNLQSSPLLQLQQFSRQQAPQQQQQQQPKQQQQQQQPQQADLFSQQRFATQQVAPNVNLTDVQVPSMNMGNQQQVLMSQQMKMTGQQIQQPNFSQSHPMRATQSTLRQLLHSSAQNQQRIIPPEQQLMRGNLLQQQQQQHIQQLQRQQQQKQQQQQQQQRNQTALYQQQMMMKGMGMQGGLGTMQRQLSVPENDFQQQQQQTQQQQANINMFQRQLSGQSNEFQPQMLMQQFQGQIQQGQFPNQGPF; encoded by the exons aTAACCAATGCTGCACACCAAAATAGCATATCCGAGAGCAAGACTAAGAAGAGACAAAACTTTGATCCTTATCCAG agTGGACTCAAACTATTATTAAGTTTCTCAGAGAACAACTTACCAAGCTATCAGATTACTATTCACAGCCATATACAAGCTTAAGTCAACGACCCCCATTGGAAATCGACACAGCTAACAAGCAATGGTCTTATGGAATTTTACTTGCTGAATGGATGATGAAG GAGGAACTGTTGGACAAGAATGAATTCTTTCAATGGGCTATTGAACTTAtgaacaacaaaataaatcaaGACGATACTTTGCTCAAACATATTTTACCTTTCATTCTACGG CATTTGGACACCATTGTTCAAAGTCAAGTTTTAGCTCGCGTATTGGCTAATTATGCAAtcaagaaattaaatttaattaataCTTCAGCAGAAAATATGCAAAGTTTGAGGGAAGTAGATCAAGAAGGGAAGTTGAATATTCGAAGTTCCAG CCCTGTTTTACCAATGTTGACAGAATATAAAGGCTGCCACCAAcatagatcaatggtaaccatTTTATGTGGAATCATACAAGCCATTACGATAAGGTGCCCTGCAGCATTGATTTGGAGCATAGCAAAAGTAAATAACACGGATCCATCAAAATCACATATTTTGGGATCACCTCTAGATAAACTGCCATGTCCTCCAAGTGATTTGCTTATCACTTCAGCTGAGGATAATGAGAATGAAAGAACAGAGAAAGAACAG ATTCGATCTGCACTAAGGGAACGGGAGAATGAAATCAGGAATAGAAGTATTGCAATTGAAAGGCGATGGATATCTCCGTCAAATCAAGGCACCAAAACAG CTGATGAATACCTGTTCGTGTTGGACATTCTTGATCAGACAAATTTTCATGAATCTAAATCAACAGGAATTGGTGAAACACTTCACGAATCCATATTCATGAACAAAAATGCTACTGTAGATTATAAA GAGCAATTTGAAATTGACAAACCAATTATTTTGTTGCTTTGTGAATGGGCCACCACTGTGAAGCGACATGGGAAACATAGAAGTCTTATTGCTGCTACTATTATTCAATTGCGGCAGAATTACCTTTTGGACCAA ATCTTTAAGGATAGTGGTGAGAGCGAAAACAACATGAAACTTTCATATCCATATCAAGATGTTTTAATGGAATTTCTAGATACTTCAGCTCCAAATCCAG gtTTTACTTCTGCGTACTTAGACACGTCTTTTAGACAGTTGGTTCTCCTATTTTCGGAGTTGATATCTTATGATGTGTTCAGTCATGATAAATACATGTGCACCTTGGTTGCTCGGGGTGATTTCTCACCTGAAATTCTTAGAAAGATTTCATCATGCCGTGGGTTGCTACAAAGTGAGAAGAAAACAACCACA aatgaaaaaattaaagttcGTCATCCAAGTTTAAATGATCATGATTACCAGGCGGGTGTGTCGAAGTTTGAGTTGGATGCTTTTATGGATCCACACAGTGATTTACAGAACATATTGAATGGAACTCCCGTCTCAGAAGCAg CACCTCCTTTGTTTGGGATGACTTCACCTGCTCATACGCCACCTACAACACTAATACTTGAAAATCAAGAAGACAAAGATGGATCTAGAAAAGAAGCGCATGCGTTATTTGCTTTGCATTTTCCCATACCGCCTAACTCTGAAACGACCCATGACAGTAACCAACGACTTGTGTTGTTGTATGGAGTGGGTGCAAACCGTCAAGGACAAATCAAGCATGTCAGTGACATGGAAAAGAAGTTATCTAAGTTGTTTGATTCTTCTCAAAAGGAAGAAAAACGTGCAAAAACAAAAGAGACAAAGAACCTAACTGAGAAAAAGACAGAAATCTTAAA gAATTTCCAACAACTGCCTATTCATGATCAGTACAATTTATCAACAAATTTTGCTGCTAAATTACAAGACGTAAAACAACAAGACCTTGGCCATTATGGGGTGCTCGGTGGAGTTCCATCTGCATTTCAATTAGCCTTGTTATTTGATTTATTGGAAATGTCTGGGAATATCCAAGGATTGATGCAATTCATTAGTTCTTTTATATCGCCTCGGGAACACGCATTTATCAAGGATGACGAGAATACTTACATGTATAGCGATCAACCTTCGAAATTGCACATCGTTGTGTCCTACATTCGCAAATACTACTcttgtttcttaaatttttcagAGGCTTGTGGAAACATCTTCCGAGG CTTATTGCAAACAGTAGAAAACATAGCTGATCCAGCATATTGTGGTTCAACTGAGCGTTGTGTTATGGTACTGCTTCACGACATGTATGAATCCTGTTTACATTTGCAG catcGATATGCTGATATATTCAGTACTGCATCTAGTAAAATAGCAGCTGCGATTTGCTCACCATTACAACCTTCCAATACCAGCCTGCTATGGGACACAGCTTTACTCTCTGAATGTTTTAAAGACCCCAG GAAGATGAAGTTGGATGTGATTTGGAAAGAATTTCTAACTAACGATCGACCTGCAAGACTGTACAGTTTTGTTTGTAATGCAGTGCTGGCagtaacaaaatgtaaaaatcagaaAAG GCTGCATGACATCAGTATGGTATGTTGTGAGGCAACATCCCACATTGCTGGTCTACGTACAGAATGGCTTGGCGTGATTAATGCTTGCTGTTGCCCATCGAACCCTGGATTAGGATACGAGGATCTTATAACTTCTATAAAT CTCGGCAACTCTGCAATCCAGCAGTCGCTTGCAATATTTGTGTGTGTGTTGATAGCTCGTCATTGCTTTAACTTGAACGACTTTTTATCAAAAGTGACACATTCAGCGTTAAAAGACTGGTCCAGCAAAa GTCTGCAATCAAGCAGTGGTATTCAGCTAACCATTCTTATTCTGGAACACTTGCTTAATGACAACATGGATCATTATTCACAAGTCAATCAGAATGAATTTGCAGAATCTCCTTACGAACATTATTTGCTGATTGGTGAACTAAATAACATAAGTGTGGAGCACATCCTTCTCGTGTTGAAAAGACTGGTTGTTATTGGGGAGAAAG ctaTCAACAATTTAACCGAATCCTCGTCACGCGACGAAGTCTTTGACACTCtgtttagcaatgaaacgttaGGTTTACCGCAAAATACAGATTTGTTCGACGTGCCATTTTCTCAAGCAAAATCGTCTT CTTCACAAGATAAAGCAGTCAATACTGGCAGCTTAGCGAGGAATTGTCTACTGCACATATGTGATCAAAGTTGGGTTCAAAATAAAATCTTGctcaatgaaaacaaaaatactcTGTTAAAAGGGTTTAATGATGCAGAATTAACAATTAATCAA GTTCAAAATCTTATGTCAATGTTGATAAGCAAAACCCCATGTGCGTCTTCAACGCAGTATATTGATTTTCAACTATCCACAAATCGCATATGCAAG AACTTGGATAAATGGTGTTTGCATCATTCATCAATTGAGTTGCAATTTCTAATGAAAATATGTAATAAAGAG GACACATCCAGACTGTTGTCAGCAATTGGACGTGCTGTCATGTCTACACTGACAGAAGATGAGGAGCCACAGCATAAAAAGAGTTCTCTTGTTGGTCCTTTGATTAGTAAACTGCCCGTCAATGTACAAGGAAGAATTTTAAAGTCTGCATCAGAAACTATGGAGAAAGGAAAATGGTGGAATCCATCTGGTAGTAACTCAAA GTTAACAGCTAACTCGCAGAAGACCTTGTTCACGCTCATCTCAAGTTGTTTACGTAACCAAGAAGAAAAcaaatccatttttttaaattctttacaGAAGCAACTTCAGTCGTTGGTAGTAGCTCCTGAAGAA GAAAAGCTTGATTTGTCACCTGAAGCAACCAACGCCCTTCTGGATGCGATCCACTTGAGATTAAACTTA ATTGGCATGCTGTTCGAtactattttaaaaactaacacGATACTATTCGATTGGATCGTGtcattgttttatttgttgGCGTGTGGTATTATACCTCTGAAGGACTACGATCATAGCAGAAGTTCTATGTGCACTGATCTTACTGACATGATTGTTATCCTTCTTCAAACGGTGCAACAGAATGAAGCGGCCACACCCAGTCAACAACAAACGCTACCCAATGATACCCACAAGTTTTCTACTGTTGTTAAAAGATTAAGG AAAGAATTATCTAATCGTGCTATAACAGCTACCACTTTACATTGCGAAGAACTTCTTCCGTTGCACACACCCCTCTGTGAAATTGTCACCACTGAGCCAATCAGACCGAACGATATAACACAGACCAACAGTTCAACTCCtctgaataaaaacaaaacggaGGAGAGCACGCCTCAACCTGAATAT GGTCTTAAACGTACTGGCATTCAAAAGGTAAGTGCTTGGGAGTTGCTGGAGGACACAAAAAGTCCTATTCCGCTTGCGCTGTCCATGTTTGGTGCTGTTCGCATAGAGAAACGCCCATTGCGATACGTAGAAGAATCTATGCGCCTGATTAGTCATACCCATCAACATAGGAAACCGATGAGTTATTTTTTAAACGCCAACCCTGAAGAAGAGGAGGACGAAAAAGAGGAAGCTGTTTTAAAAAGCCAACCCTCCACCCCGGTAGCGCTAGCAG GATTTCCCTTAAATTCGAATCAACAATTTTTGCCTTCGGTGAACGAGAACAGTGTTCTCACCAATGACGAACAAATGGACGATGCTACCAAGCTTGCCATGATGAAAAAACAACATCAAGAACTTCAACGTCAACGCTCAAACCAGTTAAAACGACAACTTTCCAGAACTAGTCCTCAACCGGAAATGTTGGCGCCAGATAACAAGCAAAAGAAAATGGTACAGATGCAGGGCCGAAGTGTGACTGCAGCAGGGTCTTCATTCGCTCAACAGCAGCTTCTCGCGCAACAGCAGCAGCAACAAGCCCAACAGCTGCAGCAGCAACAAACGCTGTCACAGCAAGGGCAGCAACCACAGcagcaacaacagcaacaacaaactCTATCGCAGCAAGGACAACAGCCAAACCAACAACTTAAACCAGCTCAACAATCACTGTTACAACAGCAGCAACAACTTCAACAAAAGCTACAGCTTCAACAACActtacaacaacaacagcatcaGTTGCAGTCCCAACAGCAACAGCAGCTCCAATCActacaacagcaacaacagcaacaacaacaacaacagcaacagcaGCCGCAACAACAAACACAGACGCAACAACAAGCACAGACGCAACAGTCCCTACAACAGCAGCAACAGCAGCTGAAACAAgtgcaacaacaacagcaacttcAACTGCAAAAGATGCAGCAATCAATGATGTCATCAGCCAACGCACCACCGAATAG GATAGCTCCAACTGCAACCATGACAAGCAGTGCAACTAACGATTCAGCGAAAACTGCTCTTCAAAATATGTTAAGACAGAAAACCCCCAACCTTCAGTCCAGTCCGTTATTGCAACTGCAACAGTTTTCTAGACAACAAGCtccacagcaacaacaacaacaacagccaaagcagcagcagcagcagcagcaaCCGCAACAGGCTGATCTGTTTAGTCAACAAAGATTCGCAACGCAACAAGTAGCACCTAAC GTCAACCTAACAGACGTGCAAGTACCTTCAATGAATATGGGTAACCAACAACAAGTCTTAATGAgccaacaaatgaaaatgacag GTCAACAAATTCAACAACCCAACTTTTCACAATCCCACCCAATGAGGGCGACACAATCCACCTTACGACAACTGTTACACAGTTCCGCCCAAAATCAACAACGTATCATACCACCCGAACAGCAATTGATGA GAGGAAACTTATTgcagcaacagcaacaacaacatatTCAGCAATTGcaaagacaacaacaacaaaaacaacaacaacaacaacagcaacaaagaAACCAAACCGCCTTGTATCAACAACAAATGATGATGAAAG GTATGGGTATGCAGGGCGGACTGGGCACCATGCAACGTCAACTATCTGTTCCTGAGAATGActtccaacaacaacaacaacaaacacaacaacaacaggcTAACATCAACATGTTTCAACGACAATTATCTGGACAATCAAACGAATTTCAACCACAGATGCTCATGCAGCAGTTTCAAGGACAAATCCAGCAAGGACAGTTTCCTAACCAAGGACCTTTTTAG